The following proteins are co-located in the Micromonospora coriariae genome:
- a CDS encoding glycoside hydrolase family protein produces MPRLPSRVGRLSVLFAVALSLIATPVAARAADPSAIDNQPYENRSTVVGAGDFVPVYDPSVGENERWYYNDHTMVRDRRTGEWHIFAITHAEPANPLDERFFGHATAPSPRGPWTKQPFALEADPAAGESHIWAPYVLFHGGTYYMYYAGGTADHTAYRMQLATSKDLKTWTRHPANPLFTDGFDGRDPMVTRVGSQWVMYYTANSTPAGGHHIVAYRTSSDLVHWGARRTAFEHPATGTFGGPTESPFVVRHGGSWYLFVCCESGYQDTRVYRSADPFHFSVGQLAGQINAHAAEVVKDDSGTGDWYVTGAGWGQGGLWLAPLHWRTPVVTKGRVVTTPYYRAVVQTAPQARLVSYDADPAGRGEYRPVTDSSSRSTAPYLAVGAFGPTDVAGAARDVTVSADGTDLSLNGIPLGNEPVTADWRFRFDTATTDLGLVWHVAGPTTAPVWEAAWNLDSALPRLGDPGRQDRDGDAAGFTSWTLATDDTTTLVAAYRAGSAWNEDNRWFHRPSGSIAWQPLWQPGGRSLPLGDLPGGTWRLGVSGTAADTSFAEALAAGLNG; encoded by the coding sequence ATGCCCCGACTACCGTCCCGCGTTGGCCGGCTGTCCGTGCTGTTCGCGGTCGCCCTGAGCCTGATCGCGACACCGGTCGCGGCTCGGGCCGCCGACCCGTCTGCGATCGACAACCAGCCGTACGAGAACCGGTCCACCGTGGTCGGCGCCGGTGACTTCGTGCCCGTCTACGACCCCAGCGTCGGCGAGAACGAGCGCTGGTACTACAACGACCACACGATGGTGCGCGACCGCCGTACCGGCGAGTGGCACATCTTCGCGATCACCCACGCCGAGCCCGCCAACCCGCTCGACGAGCGGTTCTTCGGCCACGCCACGGCGCCGTCACCGCGCGGACCCTGGACGAAGCAGCCGTTCGCGCTGGAGGCCGACCCCGCCGCCGGCGAGAGCCACATCTGGGCGCCGTACGTCCTGTTCCACGGCGGCACGTACTACATGTACTACGCGGGCGGCACCGCGGACCACACGGCCTACCGGATGCAGCTGGCCACGTCGAAGGATCTCAAGACCTGGACCCGCCACCCGGCGAACCCCCTGTTCACCGACGGGTTCGACGGCCGGGACCCGATGGTCACCCGCGTCGGCAGCCAGTGGGTGATGTACTACACCGCCAACAGCACACCGGCCGGTGGTCACCACATCGTCGCCTACCGCACCAGCAGCGACCTGGTGCACTGGGGCGCCCGGCGGACGGCCTTCGAACACCCGGCCACCGGCACCTTCGGCGGACCGACCGAATCGCCGTTCGTGGTGCGGCACGGCGGATCGTGGTACCTCTTCGTGTGCTGCGAGAGCGGCTACCAGGACACCCGCGTCTACCGCAGCGCCGATCCCTTCCACTTCAGCGTCGGCCAGTTGGCGGGGCAGATCAACGCGCACGCCGCCGAGGTGGTCAAGGACGACTCGGGCACGGGTGACTGGTACGTCACCGGTGCCGGCTGGGGCCAGGGCGGACTCTGGCTGGCACCGCTGCACTGGCGTACGCCGGTGGTGACGAAGGGCCGTGTCGTCACGACTCCGTACTACCGTGCCGTGGTGCAGACGGCGCCTCAGGCCCGGCTGGTCTCCTACGACGCCGATCCAGCCGGACGCGGCGAGTACCGACCCGTCACGGACTCGTCGTCGCGCTCCACGGCGCCCTACCTCGCGGTCGGAGCTTTCGGGCCGACAGACGTGGCCGGTGCCGCCAGGGACGTGACAGTCTCCGCCGACGGCACCGACCTGAGCCTCAACGGCATCCCCCTCGGAAACGAGCCGGTGACCGCCGACTGGCGGTTCCGGTTCGACACGGCCACCACGGACCTCGGCCTCGTCTGGCACGTGGCCGGCCCGACCACCGCGCCGGTCTGGGAAGCCGCCTGGAACCTTGACTCGGCCCTGCCGCGGCTCGGTGACCCCGGTCGGCAGGACAGAGACGGCGACGCCGCGGGTTTCACCAGTTGGACACTTGCCACCGACGACACGACCACGTTGGTGGCCGCCTACCGCGCCGGCTCCGCCTGGAACGAGGACAACCGGTGGTTCCACCGCCCCAGCGGATCCATCGCATGGCAACCGCTGTGGCAGCCCGGCGGACGGTCCCTGCCTCTCGGTGACCTTCCCGGGGGAACCTGGCGGCTCGGGGTGAGCGGGACCGCCGCCGACACGTCATTCGCCGAGGCGTTGGCGGCCGGCCTGAACGGCTAG